The following are encoded in a window of Pirellulales bacterium genomic DNA:
- a CDS encoding sugar ABC transporter ATP-binding protein: protein MPAHSPVPDASPAGSSAAPLLTARHISKAFPGVQALDDVQLTLAAGEVLCVVGENGAGKSTLMKILGGVYAPDAGEIQIDGRAVRLGSVQEAQAAGVMLIHQELNLATSLDVAGNIFLGREPRYAGPLGLLDRRVYADAEKITRRMGLSVSPREPVSRLSIGQQQLVEIGRSLSLSSRVLIMDEPTSSLSAQDTERLFAVIDDLRRAGVGILYISHRLPEVQRIADRVTVLRDGRNAGERARGEINHAALVRLMIGRELKQFFVRSHRAAVSGGAPSATLEKPAALSVAGWRVSATQKRTVDFRVAAGEIVGMAGLVGAGRTELAETLFGIRRPVAGEITIAGRPVDVRSPQDAIAAGLYLVPEDRRIQGLLLEQSVRRNISLASLEFLSRLGIIRRREEQQLADRMCRQLAVRTASIDKQVGMLSGGNQQKVVLAKWLARQPKLLILDEPTRGVDVGAKREIYALMDELTASGVGILMISSDLEEILGMSDRVLVMHDGELSGELARHELSEQAVMNLATGGDRGA, encoded by the coding sequence ATGCCCGCACACTCGCCTGTCCCAGATGCCTCGCCCGCCGGCTCGTCGGCCGCACCGCTGCTGACTGCGCGGCATATCAGCAAGGCCTTTCCGGGCGTGCAGGCGCTCGACGACGTGCAGCTCACGCTCGCTGCGGGCGAGGTTTTGTGCGTGGTCGGCGAGAACGGCGCGGGCAAGTCGACCTTGATGAAGATCCTCGGCGGTGTCTACGCGCCCGACGCCGGAGAAATTCAGATCGACGGCCGGGCCGTACGCTTAGGGAGCGTGCAAGAAGCGCAAGCCGCCGGCGTCATGCTTATCCACCAGGAACTGAACCTGGCCACGAGCCTGGACGTGGCCGGCAATATCTTCCTGGGGCGCGAGCCGCGCTACGCAGGGCCGCTCGGCCTGCTCGACCGCCGCGTGTACGCCGACGCGGAAAAGATCACGCGTCGCATGGGCCTCTCGGTTAGCCCGCGCGAGCCGGTGAGCCGGCTTTCGATCGGCCAGCAGCAGTTGGTCGAGATCGGCCGCTCGCTGAGCCTGTCGTCGCGCGTGCTGATCATGGACGAGCCGACGTCGAGCCTGTCGGCCCAGGACACCGAACGCTTGTTCGCGGTGATCGATGATTTGCGCCGCGCCGGTGTCGGCATTCTCTATATCTCGCACCGCTTGCCCGAGGTGCAGCGCATCGCCGATCGCGTGACGGTGCTGCGCGATGGGCGCAATGCCGGCGAACGGGCGCGCGGCGAGATCAATCACGCCGCGCTCGTGCGGCTGATGATCGGCCGCGAATTGAAGCAGTTTTTCGTCCGCAGCCATCGGGCCGCGGTCAGCGGCGGCGCCCCCAGCGCGACGCTCGAGAAACCGGCGGCTCTATCCGTCGCCGGATGGAGAGTTTCAGCTACCCAAAAACGGACCGTCGATTTTCGCGTGGCGGCGGGCGAAATCGTCGGCATGGCCGGCCTCGTCGGCGCGGGACGCACGGAACTGGCCGAGACGCTCTTCGGCATACGCCGCCCTGTGGCGGGCGAAATCACGATCGCCGGTCGCCCGGTCGACGTGCGCAGTCCGCAGGATGCCATCGCGGCCGGACTGTACCTGGTGCCCGAGGATCGACGCATCCAGGGCCTTTTGCTCGAACAATCGGTGCGTCGCAATATCAGCCTGGCGTCGCTCGAGTTCCTGAGCCGCTTGGGCATCATTCGCCGCCGTGAAGAGCAGCAGTTGGCCGACCGCATGTGCCGGCAACTCGCGGTGCGAACGGCTTCGATCGACAAGCAGGTCGGCATGCTCAGCGGCGGCAACCAGCAGAAAGTCGTGCTCGCCAAGTGGCTGGCCCGGCAGCCGAAACTATTGATCCTCGACGAGCCGACGCGCGGGGTCGATGTAGGCGCCAAGCGCGAGATTTACGCCCTGATGGACGAACTGACGGCTTCGGGCGTAGGCATCCTGATGATCTCGAGCGACCTGGAAGAGATCCTCGGCATGAGCGATCGCGTGCTGGTGATGCACGACGGCGAGCTGTCCGGCGAGCTTGCGCGGCACGAACTATCGGAACAAGCGGTGATGAACCTGGCGACGGGCGGAGATCGCGGCGCATGA
- a CDS encoding serine/threonine-protein kinase, with product MSRAPKAPPDARAAEAARRERLGSWELIEQIGAGEFSEIFRARPANRGDDATATYAVKRLKREYARDMSAVAQLRREARVGSAVTSPHVVSILDAQSLRPPHYLVMPWLEGRTLESLLREASSTSLSTSFTLWIARQVAQALDALQRAGWVHADVKPANLMISSAGHATLIDLGLARRPADEGATPAVELVGTPWYMAPEMLLGVGSIDARSDLYSLGALMYEMLTGRVPFPAQEARTLVEAHRAGEPTPLRELAPHTPAPVARLVHSLLAKEPMRRPQAPGELLRELLALEIAHFGEDIARDA from the coding sequence ATGTCGCGCGCGCCGAAAGCGCCACCAGACGCGCGGGCCGCCGAAGCCGCGCGCCGCGAGCGCCTCGGGTCGTGGGAACTGATTGAGCAGATCGGAGCCGGCGAGTTCAGCGAGATCTTTCGCGCCCGGCCCGCCAACCGTGGCGATGACGCGACCGCTACCTATGCCGTCAAACGGCTCAAACGCGAATACGCCAGGGACATGAGCGCGGTCGCTCAATTGCGCCGCGAGGCGCGCGTGGGAAGCGCGGTGACGAGCCCCCACGTGGTGTCGATTCTCGACGCCCAGTCACTGCGCCCGCCCCATTACCTGGTCATGCCCTGGTTGGAAGGGCGCACGCTCGAGTCGCTGCTGCGCGAGGCATCGAGCACGTCGTTATCCACGTCATTCACGCTGTGGATCGCGCGGCAGGTGGCCCAGGCGCTCGACGCACTCCAGCGCGCGGGCTGGGTGCATGCGGACGTTAAGCCGGCCAATCTCATGATCTCGTCCGCCGGGCATGCGACGCTGATCGACCTGGGGCTGGCTCGCCGGCCGGCGGACGAAGGTGCGACGCCGGCCGTGGAACTCGTCGGCACTCCCTGGTACATGGCTCCCGAGATGTTGCTCGGCGTCGGTTCGATCGACGCGCGCAGCGATCTCTATAGTCTGGGCGCCCTGATGTACGAAATGCTCACCGGCCGCGTGCCGTTTCCGGCCCAAGAGGCCCGGACGCTGGTCGAAGCTCATCGTGCCGGCGAACCAACTCCGCTGCGTGAACTCGCGCCGCACACGCCGGCCCCCGTGGCCCGGCTGGTGCATTCGCTTCTGGCGAAGGAGCCGATGCGTCGGCCGCAGGCACCCGGCGAATTGCTGCGCGAGTTGTTGGCGCTCGAAATCGCGCACTTCGGCGAAGACATCGCCCGCGACGCTTGA
- a CDS encoding ABC transporter permease — protein MKKWLGLALFLLAIYLLLLLADPGARSAYNHVNLGRRIGLYGIISLGASILIITGGIDLSIGSTIGLCATVMAMLLVDYHVNPLLAIVAVLALGAAIGLANGLLVTKLRVQAFVVTLCGLFIYRGAARWLSRDQVKGLGTGYESLKYWLSDSRDILGLPMSLVIFLGFAALATVFLHRSVYGRYMFAVGSNEQAARYSGIAVDRYRILAYVLCSTLAALFSILFLMEQNSVQPTETGSFFELYAIAGAVLGGCSLRGGEGSVLGVIMGTAILWILPNFTKMWGVPSELEYTVIGAALLIGALVDEGLRRGAKK, from the coding sequence ATGAAAAAATGGTTGGGTCTGGCACTTTTCCTGTTGGCGATCTACCTGCTGCTGTTGCTGGCCGACCCCGGCGCGCGCAGCGCTTACAACCACGTGAATCTCGGACGGCGCATCGGCCTGTACGGCATCATCAGCCTGGGAGCGAGCATCCTGATCATCACCGGCGGAATCGATCTCTCGATCGGTTCCACGATCGGCCTGTGCGCCACGGTGATGGCCATGCTCTTGGTCGATTACCATGTGAACCCACTACTGGCCATCGTCGCGGTGCTGGCCTTGGGCGCCGCGATCGGGCTGGCCAACGGTCTGCTCGTGACCAAGCTCCGCGTCCAGGCGTTCGTCGTCACGCTATGCGGACTTTTTATCTACCGCGGCGCCGCGCGCTGGCTGTCGCGCGACCAGGTCAAGGGGCTTGGAACCGGCTACGAGTCGCTCAAGTATTGGCTATCCGACAGCCGCGACATTCTCGGCTTGCCGATGTCGCTCGTGATCTTTCTCGGCTTCGCCGCGCTGGCCACGGTGTTCTTGCACAGGAGCGTCTATGGCCGGTACATGTTCGCCGTGGGCAGCAACGAGCAGGCCGCCCGCTACTCGGGCATCGCCGTGGATCGATATCGCATCCTGGCGTACGTGCTGTGCTCGACCTTGGCAGCGCTTTTCAGCATTCTGTTTCTGATGGAGCAGAACTCGGTGCAACCGACCGAGACGGGCAGCTTCTTCGAACTGTACGCCATCGCCGGGGCGGTGCTGGGGGGCTGCAGCCTGCGCGGCGGCGAAGGGAGCGTGCTGGGCGTCATCATGGGGACCGCCATTCTCTGGATCCTGCCCAACTTTACGAAAATGTGGGGCGTCCCCTCGGAATTGGAATACACCGTGATCGGCGCGGCACTGTTGATCGGAGCCCTGGTGGACGAAGGCCTGCGCCGCGGCGCAAAGAAGTAG